A portion of the Luteimonas galliterrae genome contains these proteins:
- a CDS encoding Ax21 family protein, which translates to MKKSLLALTLLAALPFAASAAEGVSYNYVQGGYTATNGENDADADGWGLDGSVAIHPNFHLFGAFSNQEIDGTSIDFDQWRAGVGYNHEIAPKVDLVTRVAYEKFDAGRDADFDGWSAEVGARAALTSNFEGYAMAGYEDYEDTDLVKTDGDFYGRLGAQVKFNQNWGLSGDVKFADGDTQWFVGPRLTW; encoded by the coding sequence ATGAAGAAGTCCTTGCTTGCGCTGACCCTGCTCGCCGCGCTGCCGTTCGCCGCTTCGGCCGCCGAAGGCGTGTCCTACAACTACGTCCAGGGCGGCTATACCGCCACCAATGGCGAAAACGACGCCGACGCCGACGGCTGGGGTTTGGACGGCTCGGTCGCCATCCATCCCAATTTCCATCTCTTCGGCGCTTTCAGCAACCAGGAAATCGACGGCACCAGCATCGATTTCGACCAGTGGCGCGCCGGCGTGGGCTACAACCACGAAATCGCGCCGAAGGTCGACCTGGTCACCCGCGTCGCTTACGAGAAATTCGATGCCGGCCGCGACGCCGATTTCGACGGCTGGAGCGCGGAAGTCGGCGCCCGCGCGGCGCTGACCTCCAACTTCGAAGGCTATGCGATGGCCGGCTACGAAGACTACGAAGACACCGACCTGGTGAAGACCGACGGCGACTTCTACGGCCGCCTCGGCGCGCAGGTGAAGTTCAACCAGAACTGGGGCCTGAGTGGCGACGTCAAGTTCGCCGACGGCGACACCCAATGGTTCGTCGGCCCGCGCCTGACCTGGTGA
- a CDS encoding outer membrane beta-barrel protein — MKKQFALALALATLPFAAFAAEPNYTYVEGGFARLNLDLDGVGDVDFDGFQVRGSVEAGKDFHFFGSYGSTSNDDAGIDVDFDELQVGVGYHYPLSDSTDLLAEVGYIKQEIDAETVGDADADGYRASVGFRSAFNDHFEGYVKGSYNGGDFDGFSGLIGAQVKFNQTWGLVGEIEAGEMDDGLDATKYLIGVRASF, encoded by the coding sequence ATGAAGAAGCAATTCGCGCTGGCGCTCGCGCTGGCTACGCTGCCGTTCGCCGCGTTCGCGGCCGAACCGAACTACACCTATGTCGAGGGCGGCTTCGCCCGCCTCAACCTGGACCTCGACGGCGTCGGCGACGTCGACTTCGACGGCTTCCAGGTGCGCGGCTCGGTCGAAGCCGGCAAAGACTTCCATTTCTTCGGCAGCTACGGCTCCACCAGCAACGACGACGCCGGCATCGACGTCGACTTCGACGAACTGCAGGTCGGCGTCGGTTACCACTATCCGCTCAGCGACAGCACCGACCTGCTGGCCGAAGTGGGCTACATCAAGCAGGAAATCGACGCCGAAACGGTCGGCGACGCCGATGCCGACGGCTACCGCGCCAGCGTCGGCTTCCGCAGCGCGTTCAACGACCATTTCGAAGGCTATGTGAAGGGTAGCTACAACGGTGGCGACTTCGACGGCTTCTCCGGCCTGATCGGCGCGCAGGTCAAGTTCAACCAGACCTGGGGCCTGGTCGGCGAGATCGAAGCCGGCGAGATGGACGACGGCCTGGATGCGACCAAGTACCTGATCGGCGTGCGCGCGAGCTTCTGA
- a CDS encoding NAD(P)H-dependent glycerol-3-phosphate dehydrogenase yields the protein MTTAPSVAVLGAGSWGTALAALIARHGHPVVLWGRDADSIAAIDQRHENPRYLPGIALPDELRATTDLAAALRDADLVLVVVPSHAFAETLHALAPHRPQRAGVAWATKGFEPGSGRFLHEVAAETLGADVPLAVVTGPSFAKEVAIGLPTALTVHSDTPQFAQSVADVLHGPAFRAYTGNDMVGAELGGAMKNVLAVATGVADGMNLGLNARAGLITRGLNEMLRLSAAIGAQPETLMGLAGLGDLVLTCTGDLSRNRRLGLALGRGQSIADAVREIGQVVESVQTADEVMRQAQRHGVELPISRAVQAVLHGEMTPADGLRQLLARDQKPEYPETLFR from the coding sequence ATGACGACCGCGCCCTCCGTCGCGGTGTTGGGCGCGGGCTCCTGGGGCACCGCGCTGGCCGCGTTGATCGCCCGGCACGGCCACCCAGTCGTGCTCTGGGGCCGCGATGCCGACAGCATTGCGGCCATCGACCAGCGCCACGAGAACCCGCGCTACCTGCCCGGCATCGCCCTGCCGGACGAACTGCGCGCCACCACCGACCTGGCTGCGGCTTTGCGCGATGCCGATCTGGTGCTGGTGGTCGTGCCTTCGCATGCGTTCGCCGAAACTTTGCACGCGCTGGCGCCGCATCGTCCGCAGCGCGCGGGCGTGGCCTGGGCGACCAAGGGTTTCGAACCCGGTTCGGGACGTTTTCTGCATGAAGTCGCCGCGGAGACGCTCGGCGCAGACGTGCCGCTGGCCGTCGTCACCGGACCGTCTTTCGCCAAGGAAGTCGCGATCGGTTTGCCCACGGCGCTGACCGTGCATTCGGACACGCCGCAATTCGCCCAATCGGTCGCCGACGTGCTGCACGGGCCGGCCTTCCGCGCCTACACCGGCAACGACATGGTCGGCGCCGAACTCGGCGGCGCGATGAAGAACGTGCTGGCGGTGGCCACCGGCGTCGCCGACGGCATGAACCTGGGCCTGAACGCGCGCGCCGGCCTGATCACGCGCGGTCTCAACGAAATGCTGCGCCTGTCCGCGGCGATCGGCGCGCAGCCGGAAACGCTGATGGGCCTGGCCGGGCTCGGCGATCTGGTGCTGACCTGCACCGGCGACCTTTCCCGCAACCGCCGCCTGGGCTTGGCGCTGGGCCGCGGGCAATCCATCGCCGATGCGGTGCGCGAAATCGGCCAGGTGGTCGAATCGGTGCAGACCGCCGACGAAGTGATGCGCCAGGCGCAGCGCCATGGCGTGGAGCTGCCGATCTCGCGCGCGGTGCAGGCGGTGCTGCATGGCGAGATGACGCCGGCCGACGGCTTGCGGCAATTGCTGGCGCGCGACCAGAAGCCGGAATATCCCGAAACCCTGTTCCGCTGA
- the secB gene encoding protein-export chaperone SecB: MSDETSNGAAAPAEQAAGATFVVEKLYLKDVSFEAPNTPMVFNEPGQPDLQMNLTQRVQRLNENVYEVVLGITLTCTVNGKTAYLAEVQQAGVFGLSGFADQGLDAMLGTQCPNVLYPYARQAIGDLIQGGGFPPFYLQPINFDAVYAEGLRQRAEAQQNGDLSSGTETAGNA, translated from the coding sequence ATGTCCGACGAAACCAGCAACGGCGCGGCCGCACCGGCCGAACAAGCTGCCGGCGCCACTTTCGTGGTCGAGAAGCTGTACCTGAAGGACGTGTCCTTCGAGGCGCCCAACACCCCGATGGTGTTCAACGAGCCCGGCCAGCCGGACCTGCAGATGAACCTCACCCAGCGCGTGCAGCGTCTCAACGAGAACGTGTACGAAGTGGTGCTGGGCATCACCCTCACCTGCACCGTCAACGGCAAGACCGCCTATCTGGCCGAAGTGCAGCAGGCCGGCGTGTTCGGCCTGAGCGGTTTCGCCGACCAGGGCCTGGACGCCATGCTCGGCACCCAATGCCCGAACGTGCTGTATCCGTACGCGCGCCAGGCGATCGGCGATCTGATCCAGGGCGGCGGCTTCCCGCCGTTCTACCTGCAGCCGATCAATTTCGATGCGGTCTATGCCGAGGGCCTGCGCCAGCGCGCCGAAGCGCAGCAGAACGGCGATCTCTCCTCCGGCACGGAGACGGCCGGCAACGCCTGA
- a CDS encoding rhodanese-like domain-containing protein → MNFQELLAFAEGSPILSLAFVGLTLAIVYTEIARLFRPYKALRPAELTGLINRENALVVDLSATADFEKGHIAGSRNVAPSQFDPENKLLANARALPVVAVCRNGQASAGAAKRLKKAGFEKVYWLDGGIAAWQQADLPLVKGR, encoded by the coding sequence TTGAATTTCCAAGAACTGCTGGCTTTCGCCGAGGGCAGCCCGATCCTTTCGCTGGCCTTCGTCGGCCTGACCCTGGCCATCGTCTACACCGAGATCGCCCGCCTGTTCCGCCCGTACAAGGCCCTGCGTCCGGCCGAGCTGACCGGCCTGATCAACCGCGAAAACGCCCTGGTGGTGGACCTTTCCGCGACCGCCGACTTCGAAAAAGGCCACATCGCCGGCAGCCGCAACGTGGCGCCGAGCCAGTTCGACCCCGAAAACAAGCTGCTGGCCAATGCCCGCGCCTTGCCGGTGGTGGCGGTCTGCCGCAACGGCCAGGCTTCGGCGGGTGCGGCCAAGCGGCTGAAGAAGGCCGGCTTCGAGAAGGTGTACTGGCTCGACGGCGGCATCGCCGCCTGGCAGCAGGCCGACCTGCCGTTGGTCAAGGGTCGCTGA
- a CDS encoding YiiD C-terminal domain-containing protein: MDTERALEKLDAYYQAMPPVAAMHLRIDRYDGERLRLHAPLAHHVNDKGCAFGGSLNSLMTLAAWGLVSMRLEAAGLRSDVYVADNKVRYLAPLFADLEAEAQLSPEASWDDFVAGLRAKGRARTHVNAQVRLPDGGVAADFKARFVAFAKG, from the coding sequence ATGGATACCGAACGCGCGCTGGAAAAACTCGACGCCTACTACCAGGCCATGCCGCCGGTGGCGGCGATGCACCTGCGCATCGACCGTTACGACGGCGAGCGGCTGCGCCTGCACGCGCCGCTGGCGCACCACGTCAACGACAAGGGCTGCGCGTTCGGCGGCAGCCTGAATTCATTGATGACATTGGCGGCGTGGGGCCTGGTATCGATGCGGCTGGAAGCGGCCGGCCTGCGTTCGGACGTCTATGTGGCCGACAACAAGGTGCGCTACCTGGCGCCATTGTTCGCCGATCTGGAGGCCGAAGCGCAACTCTCGCCCGAAGCGTCCTGGGACGACTTCGTCGCCGGCTTGCGCGCCAAGGGCCGCGCCCGCACCCACGTCAACGCGCAAGTGCGCCTGCCCGACGGCGGCGTAGCGGCCGACTTCAAGGCGCGCTTCGTCGCCTTCGCCAAGGGTTAG
- a CDS encoding uroporphyrinogen-III synthase, with amino-acid sequence MPRANATDKRLAGWQLISLRPAGEHAPLRRAAAARGARVLALSPWRLRLRDDPATRAALRAALQAQRVVFTSPAAVKAAAAMRRLRAGREQVWLAVGEGTARALRRAGVARVVAPARMDSEGLLALPDLQRVRGLSIGLVTAPGGRGAIAPALAARGARILRCDAYEREPIAWTAATLARLRALSEPYALAVSSAEALRLSLNGLPPELADKLRGARAVAASPRLAAVARAAGFTDVIVADSPQPADLVAAAARAVARLPLA; translated from the coding sequence ATGCCGCGCGCGAACGCCACCGACAAGCGCCTGGCCGGTTGGCAGCTGATTTCGCTGCGCCCGGCCGGCGAACACGCGCCGTTGCGCCGCGCCGCCGCCGCGCGAGGCGCGCGCGTGCTGGCCTTGTCGCCGTGGCGGCTGCGGCTGCGCGACGATCCGGCCACGCGCGCCGCGTTGCGCGCCGCGTTGCAGGCGCAACGGGTGGTGTTCACCAGCCCGGCGGCGGTGAAGGCGGCCGCGGCGATGCGCCGTTTGCGCGCGGGCAGGGAACAGGTCTGGCTGGCGGTCGGCGAAGGCACGGCGCGCGCGTTGCGTCGCGCCGGTGTGGCGCGCGTCGTGGCGCCCGCGCGCATGGACAGCGAAGGCCTGCTGGCCTTGCCCGATCTGCAGCGCGTGCGCGGCTTGAGCATCGGGCTGGTCACCGCACCCGGCGGCCGCGGCGCGATCGCACCGGCGCTGGCCGCGCGCGGCGCGCGGATCCTGCGTTGCGATGCGTACGAACGCGAACCGATCGCCTGGACCGCCGCGACCCTGGCCCGGCTGCGCGCGCTGTCGGAGCCTTACGCGCTGGCCGTGAGCAGCGCCGAAGCCTTGCGACTCAGCCTGAACGGCCTGCCGCCCGAGCTGGCGGACAAACTGCGCGGCGCGCGCGCAGTCGCGGCCAGCCCGCGCCTGGCCGCGGTCGCACGCGCGGCTGGTTTCACCGACGTGATCGTCGCCGACAGCCCGCAACCGGCGGACCTGGTCGCCGCGGCGGCGCGTGCCGTGGCGCGGCTTCCGTTAGCATGA
- a CDS encoding uroporphyrinogen-III C-methyltransferase, with protein sequence MVSPRRRSLGWWWLLLLLLLAFAGWRGWLAWQTRQADARAQIVGAEQRMALLEESLEALRRDQRSQAQRQQQADATNRVLRDELLGIGQRAALLEDNVSKLADPDRHGAQALRVDEVEMLLTAAAQRLDLASDLDGARRSYALAAGLLNGIDDPAYLSLRQTLAQERTALDAVGADPRNVAAVRLEAFAATLHALPERTAAVAPESRPWWQRAFGRIVDVRPTQGAVIVEPADRAAGLAAMQLEFTLARAALERRDADAYRAALARVDAWLTRLWPDSAERRARREKLRALKALPLTLRLPVLGSSLQQLRALRGAR encoded by the coding sequence ATGGTTTCCCCGCGCCGCCGCAGCCTCGGCTGGTGGTGGCTGCTCCTGTTGCTGCTGCTCGCGTTCGCCGGCTGGCGCGGCTGGCTGGCGTGGCAAACGCGCCAGGCCGATGCCCGGGCGCAGATCGTCGGCGCCGAACAGCGCATGGCCCTGCTCGAAGAGAGCCTGGAGGCGCTGCGCCGCGACCAGCGCTCGCAGGCGCAGCGCCAGCAGCAAGCCGACGCCACCAACCGCGTGTTGCGCGACGAACTGCTCGGCATCGGCCAGCGCGCCGCGCTGTTGGAGGACAACGTTTCCAAACTCGCCGATCCGGATCGCCATGGCGCGCAGGCGCTGCGTGTCGACGAAGTCGAGATGCTGCTGACCGCCGCCGCGCAGCGGCTCGACCTGGCTTCGGATCTCGACGGCGCACGCCGCAGCTACGCGCTGGCCGCCGGCCTGCTCAACGGCATCGACGACCCCGCCTATCTCAGCCTGCGCCAGACGTTGGCGCAGGAACGCACCGCGCTGGATGCGGTCGGCGCCGATCCGCGCAACGTGGCGGCGGTTAGACTGGAGGCGTTCGCGGCGACCTTGCACGCCTTGCCCGAGCGCACGGCCGCAGTCGCGCCCGAAAGCCGGCCGTGGTGGCAGCGCGCTTTCGGCCGCATCGTCGACGTGCGGCCGACGCAAGGCGCGGTGATCGTCGAGCCGGCCGATCGCGCCGCAGGCCTGGCCGCCATGCAGCTGGAGTTCACCTTGGCGCGCGCGGCGCTGGAACGCCGCGATGCGGACGCCTACCGCGCCGCGCTGGCGCGTGTCGACGCCTGGCTCACGCGGCTCTGGCCAGACTCAGCGGAACGGCGCGCGCGCCGCGAAAAGCTGCGTGCGCTGAAAGCGCTGCCGCTGACGCTGCGCTTGCCGGTGCTCGGCAGCAGCCTGCAACAGCTGCGCGCCTTGCGCGGCGCGCGCTGA
- a CDS encoding heme biosynthesis HemY N-terminal domain-containing protein, with protein sequence MNLFRNILFWLALAVIGALAAQLLLQDPGYVLVRYRGQDYTTTVTSGVLILLAALFGLWVLWTLLALPFRAWRGMRHRQSRARLSEGLNALHQGHWARSEKLLAQAADDRQTEAVARIAAARAADARGDDAAAQRQLDALGERHPASLAIAVAERALTQQRPLDALAALDAPAAQPLPPRGLALRAQALAASGQAGMAYGLLGPMRQQNALPGQRLDELQAQWAEASLRQAGDANVLAERWETLPKSAKSEPAVVAAYAERAAALRWDEAAAKSLEQALDARWSESLADLYGRLAIGRAEARRANAERWLQTHPSSPALLVTLARLSRAQGQWPQAEEYLHRALAQGAGNEAWEELGHGFAAAGDEQRARFSYANALRAIRNEPVQELSGRDLRQKIFDQAAVEERNEHGMPRLRE encoded by the coding sequence ATGAATCTGTTCCGCAATATTTTGTTCTGGCTGGCGCTGGCCGTGATCGGCGCGCTGGCCGCGCAGTTGCTGTTGCAGGATCCGGGTTACGTGCTCGTCCGCTATCGCGGCCAGGACTACACCACCACGGTGACGTCCGGCGTGTTGATCCTGCTGGCGGCGCTGTTCGGCCTATGGGTGTTGTGGACGCTGTTGGCGCTGCCGTTCCGCGCCTGGCGCGGCATGCGCCACCGGCAATCCCGCGCGCGCTTGAGCGAAGGCCTCAACGCCTTGCATCAGGGCCATTGGGCGCGTTCGGAAAAGCTGCTGGCGCAGGCGGCCGACGACCGCCAGACCGAAGCCGTCGCGCGGATCGCCGCCGCGCGCGCGGCCGACGCGCGCGGCGACGATGCCGCCGCGCAGCGGCAACTGGACGCGCTCGGCGAACGCCACCCCGCATCGCTCGCGATCGCCGTCGCCGAACGCGCGTTGACGCAGCAACGCCCGCTCGATGCGCTGGCGGCGCTCGACGCCCCCGCCGCGCAACCGCTGCCGCCGCGCGGCTTGGCGCTGCGCGCGCAGGCGCTGGCCGCGTCCGGCCAGGCGGGCATGGCCTACGGCCTGCTCGGTCCGATGCGCCAGCAGAACGCGCTGCCCGGCCAGCGCCTCGACGAATTGCAGGCGCAATGGGCCGAAGCCTCGCTGCGCCAGGCCGGCGATGCCAATGTGCTCGCCGAACGTTGGGAAACCTTGCCCAAATCGGCGAAAAGCGAACCGGCCGTCGTGGCCGCCTACGCCGAACGCGCCGCCGCCTTGCGTTGGGACGAAGCCGCCGCGAAAAGCCTCGAACAGGCGCTGGACGCGCGTTGGTCCGAATCGCTGGCCGATCTCTACGGCCGCCTGGCGATCGGCCGCGCCGAAGCGCGCCGCGCCAACGCCGAACGCTGGCTGCAGACGCATCCTTCCAGCCCGGCGTTGCTGGTGACGCTGGCGCGGTTGTCGCGCGCGCAAGGCCAATGGCCGCAGGCCGAGGAATACCTGCATCGCGCGCTCGCGCAGGGCGCCGGCAACGAAGCCTGGGAAGAACTCGGCCACGGTTTCGCTGCCGCCGGCGACGAGCAGCGCGCACGGTTCAGCTACGCCAACGCCTTGCGCGCCATCCGCAACGAACCGGTGCAGGAGCTCAGCGGCCGCGACCTGCGGCAGAAGATCTTCGACCAGGCTGCGGTCGAAGAACGCAACGAGCACGGCATGCCACGGCTGCGCGAATAA
- a CDS encoding DUF4349 domain-containing protein encodes MHRNSRTGLALAVAIALALAACSRNAPQAESAADADAMVAAQATAAAPAPAPALDAAARGGVAAEETQSGIDESKPNPQQLISAASTYTDAQRKFIRTAQAEFKVADVYRSALAIEDAVAAQGGFVVKNAISAQTGDVRRRPMGEGKLLELTEYTMRGQLTVRVPSDKTQAFLRAIVGQMEFLDRREFDAMDAQFQLLRQQLAHQRGQETQRDLGAATEQGGKLGHKAEAIAARSDAKLARDEALVAQKEFEDRIAFSTIDLSLYQSPKIRRAELTDVEAVFDQNSPGFFARIGSSLRVGWHGALNLLVELAKLWPLWLAAIAATLAYRRYSKGRRVSAGQEKK; translated from the coding sequence ATGCACCGGAACTCGAGGACTGGCCTAGCGCTGGCCGTAGCCATCGCATTGGCTTTGGCGGCCTGCAGCCGCAACGCCCCGCAGGCCGAGTCGGCGGCGGATGCCGATGCGATGGTCGCCGCGCAAGCGACCGCTGCCGCCCCCGCGCCTGCACCTGCGCTCGACGCCGCGGCCCGCGGCGGCGTGGCCGCCGAAGAAACGCAGTCCGGCATAGACGAGTCCAAGCCGAACCCGCAGCAATTGATCTCCGCCGCGAGCACGTACACCGACGCCCAACGCAAATTCATCCGCACGGCACAGGCCGAATTCAAGGTTGCCGATGTGTACCGGTCCGCGCTGGCGATCGAGGACGCGGTGGCGGCGCAAGGCGGATTCGTGGTCAAGAACGCGATCTCCGCCCAGACCGGCGACGTCCGCCGCCGGCCGATGGGCGAAGGCAAGCTGCTCGAGCTGACCGAATACACGATGCGCGGCCAACTGACCGTGCGCGTGCCCAGCGACAAGACCCAGGCGTTCCTGCGCGCCATCGTCGGCCAGATGGAGTTCCTCGACCGGCGCGAGTTCGACGCGATGGACGCGCAGTTCCAACTGCTGCGCCAGCAGCTGGCCCATCAGCGCGGGCAGGAAACGCAGCGCGACCTGGGCGCGGCGACGGAGCAGGGCGGCAAGCTCGGACACAAGGCCGAAGCGATCGCCGCCAGGAGCGACGCCAAACTCGCGCGCGACGAAGCGCTGGTGGCGCAGAAGGAGTTCGAGGACCGGATCGCATTCAGCACGATCGATCTCTCGCTTTACCAGTCGCCGAAAATCCGCCGCGCCGAACTCACCGACGTGGAAGCGGTGTTCGATCAGAACAGCCCGGGCTTCTTCGCCAGGATCGGAAGTTCGCTGCGCGTCGGTTGGCATGGCGCGCTGAATCTGCTGGTCGAGTTGGCGAAGTTGTGGCCGCTGTGGCTGGCGGCGATCGCCGCGACCCTGGCGTATCGCAGATACTCAAAGGGCCGGCGTGTTTCGGCAGGCCAGGAAAAGAAGTAA
- a CDS encoding acetyl-CoA C-acetyltransferase has product MLQGRPVAVLGGVRIPFCRQNTAYADVGNLGMSVRTLGALVEKFGLHGQQLGEVAMGAVIKHSSDWNLGREAALSSGLSPLTPGITLQRACGTSLDSIITIGNKIAVGQIEVGVGGGSDTTSDVPIVYGQKLRRRLLAAAAAKTAKDKIAQFKGFHWRELKPDFPGVAEPRTGKSMGDHCEDMAKQWNISRDSQDELAVASHHKLAAAYERGFFDDLVVSFRGVSRDNILRPDTSLEKLATLKPAFDKTSGRGTLTAGNSTPLTDGASACLLSTDEWAQAHGHEVLCHIRDAQVAAVDFVHGEGLLMAPTVAVAEMLKRNRLTLQDFDIYEIHEAFAAQVLCTLRAWESEEYCKNRLGLDAPMGRIDPAKINPNGSSLAAGHPFAATGARIVATAAKELKQRGGGRCLVSICTAGGMGVVAILER; this is encoded by the coding sequence ATGTTGCAAGGCCGCCCCGTCGCCGTGCTCGGCGGCGTCCGCATTCCCTTCTGCCGCCAGAACACGGCCTATGCCGATGTCGGCAACCTCGGCATGTCGGTGCGCACGCTCGGCGCGCTGGTCGAGAAATTCGGCCTGCACGGGCAGCAACTCGGCGAAGTGGCGATGGGTGCGGTGATCAAGCACTCCAGCGACTGGAACCTGGGCCGCGAAGCGGCGTTGTCGTCCGGCCTGTCGCCGCTGACGCCGGGCATCACCCTGCAGCGCGCCTGCGGCACGTCGCTGGACAGCATCATCACCATCGGCAACAAGATCGCCGTCGGCCAGATCGAGGTCGGCGTCGGCGGCGGCAGCGACACCACTTCCGATGTGCCCATCGTCTACGGCCAGAAGCTGCGCCGCCGTCTGCTGGCCGCCGCTGCGGCCAAGACCGCCAAGGACAAGATCGCGCAGTTCAAGGGCTTCCATTGGCGCGAACTGAAGCCGGATTTCCCGGGCGTGGCCGAACCGCGCACCGGCAAATCGATGGGCGATCACTGCGAAGACATGGCCAAGCAGTGGAACATATCGCGCGATTCGCAGGACGAGCTGGCGGTCGCGTCGCACCACAAGCTGGCCGCCGCGTACGAACGCGGTTTCTTCGACGACCTGGTGGTGAGTTTCCGCGGCGTGTCGCGGGACAACATCCTGCGGCCGGACACGTCGCTGGAAAAACTGGCCACGCTCAAGCCCGCATTCGACAAGACTTCCGGACGCGGCACGCTGACCGCCGGCAATTCCACGCCGCTGACCGACGGCGCTTCGGCCTGCCTGCTGTCGACCGACGAGTGGGCGCAGGCCCACGGCCACGAGGTGTTGTGCCACATCCGCGACGCGCAGGTCGCGGCGGTCGATTTCGTGCACGGCGAGGGCCTGCTGATGGCGCCGACCGTGGCGGTGGCCGAGATGCTCAAGCGCAACCGCCTCACGCTGCAGGATTTCGACATCTACGAAATCCACGAAGCCTTCGCCGCGCAGGTGCTGTGCACGCTGCGCGCCTGGGAGAGCGAGGAGTACTGCAAGAACCGGCTCGGCCTGGACGCGCCGATGGGCCGCATCGACCCGGCCAAGATCAACCCCAACGGTTCGTCGCTGGCCGCGGGCCATCCTTTCGCCGCCACCGGCGCGCGCATCGTCGCCACCGCCGCGAAGGAGCTCAAGCAGCGCGGCGGCGGACGCTGCCTGGTGTCGATCTGCACCGCCGGCGGCATGGGCGTGGTCGCTATTCTCGAACGCTGA